One Cervus canadensis isolate Bull #8, Minnesota chromosome 13, ASM1932006v1, whole genome shotgun sequence DNA segment encodes these proteins:
- the LOC122451724 gene encoding melanoma antigen preferentially expressed in tumors-like — MSVRNPLRLLNLAGKSLLTDETLSISALEYLPIELFPPLFMEAFCGRRRKTLKALVQAWPFVRLPLGGLMQTPHLGTLQAVLDGLDVLLAQKDQPRRGKLRVLDLRNTGQDFWRMWSGSSVHVPSSSSMAPGAEDRSRTEQPSAPFEVFIELHLKERSTDGFLTYLMRWVEQRKASIHLCCKKLRIISSSMDNIMKVLSMVQLDCIQELHVNCTWHLSTLAMFAPLLGQMSNLQRLLISHIHLPDPEEQEEEHVVKITSQFLRLHCLRDLQLESPFYLEGCLDQMLRYLMTPLDNLEITHCLLTDSDLTHLSQSPNISHLRGLDLSGVTMTYSSSELLPALLEKIASTLQELYLEQCGIRDSHLEAILPALSHCIQLTCFNLCGNLLSMAIMEKLLQHTSGLPSLSRELYPVPKESFSSDGILQPGRLAQCQTELLEILKHLRHPRTIWISFTPCPHCGDNTFYRPEPIIYGGNTLA, encoded by the exons ATGAGTGTCCGGAACCCCCTGAGACTCCTGAACCTGGCAGGGAAGAGCCTACTAACTGATGAGACCTTGTCCATTTCTGCTCTGGAGTATCTGCCCATCGAGCTCTTTCCCCCACTCTTCATGGAAGCATTCTGTGGAAGACGCAGAAAGACCCTAAAGGCCCTGGTGCAAGCCTGGCCCTTTGTCCGCCTGCCTCTAGGGGGCCTGATGCAGACGCCTCATCTGGGAACCTTACAAGCAGTGCTGGATGGACTCGATGTCCTGCTTGCACAGAAAGATCAGCCCAG GAGGGGCAAACTGCGTGTGCTGGATTTAAGGAATACTGGCCAGGACTTCTGGAGAATGTGGTCTGGATCCAGTGTCCATGTGCCCTCAAGCTCTTCAATGGCACCAGGGGCTGAGGACAGGTCAAGGACCGAGCAGCCCTCGGCTCCCTTCGAGGTGTTCATAGAACTTCACCTGAAGGAAAGGAGCACGGATGGATTCCTTACCTACCTTATGAGATGGGTGGAACAGAGGAAAGCTTCCATACACCTATGTTGTAAGAAGCTGAGGATTATTTCATCTTCCATGGATAATATTATGAAGGTCCTGAGTATGGTGCAGCTGGACTGTATCCAGGAGTTACATGTGAATTGCACTTGGCATCTGTCCACCCTGGCCATGTTTGCTCCTCTCCTGGGCCAGATGAGCAATTTGCAGAGACTCCTCATCTCCCACATCCACCTGCCTGATCCcgaggagcaggaggaagagcaCGTTGTCAAAATTACTTCTCAGTTCCTGAGGCTGCATTGTCTCCGGGATCTCCAACTGGAATCTCCCTTCTACCTCGAAGGCTGCCTGGACCAGATGCTGAG gTACCTGATGACCCCCTTGGACAACCTTGAGATAACTCACTGCCTGCTTACAGATTCAGACCTGACCCATCTATCCCAGAGCCCGAATATCAGTCACCTAAGGGGCCTGGATCTGAGTGGGGTTACCATGACCTACTCTAGTTCTGAGCTCCTCCCAGCTCTGCTGGAGAAAATTGCATCTACCCTCCAGGAACTGTACTTAGAGCAATGTGGGATCAGGGACTCCCACCTTGAAGCCATCCTGCCAGCCCTGAGCCACTGCATCCAGCTCACTTGCTTCAATCTCTGTGGTAACCTCCTCTCCATGGCCATCATGGAGAAGCTGCTGCAACatacctctgggcttcccagtttAAGTCGAGAACTGTACCCTGTGCCTAAGGAAAGTTTCAGCTCTGATGGGATCCTCCAACCTGGGAGACTTGCCCAGTGTCAGACTGAACTGCTTGAGATTCTGAAGCACTTGAGACATCCCAGGACCATCTGGATTAGCTTCACACCCTGCCCACACTGTGGAGATAACACATTCTATCGTCCTGAGCCCATCATATATGGTGGTAACACCCTTGCCTAG
- the LOC122451725 gene encoding PRAME family member 8-like gives MSANNPPRLVNLAAMSLVRDEALAISSLEYLPMELYPPLFMAAFSGRHSETLKAMVQAWPFARLPLGGLMQKPHQGTIQAVLGGLDVLLAQKVHPRRCKLQVLDLRNTGQDFWNIWSGDMDHVSSSSLMAPVAEDMSRTKHPLTPLVVYIELCLKTKTSIKFLTYLLRWVEQRKGSIHLCCKKIKIISRSKENIKKILSMVKLNCVREVELSLTQKLSTLAKFASLLGKMRNVQRLLLSPIHGSVAEEQDHQALVQFTSQILRLQYLQDLRMEGPAFLKGRLNQMLRCLKTSLYNISITNCLLTESDLTHLSQCRNICQLKGLNLNGVTLTNFRPELLQALLEKVAGTLEELDLNLCGIMDSHLMAILPVLSSCSQLRVLSICGNLISMAVLESLLRHTDGLSDLSLELYPAPRESYSSLGILHQERLAQLKAELWEILTDLGRPRKIWVSPSPCPYCGDDMCDHLSPNA, from the exons ATGAGTGCTAACAACCCACCCAGACTTGTGAATTTGGCAGCAATGAGCCTGGTGAGAGATGAGGCCTTGGCCATCTCCTCTTTGGAGTATCTGCCCATGGAGCTCTACCCACCACTATTCATGGCCGCCTTCTCTGGCAGACACAGTGAGACCCTGAAGGCCATGGTGCAAGCTTGGCCCTTTGCCCGCCTGCCTCTAGGAGGCCTGATGCAGAAGCCTCACCAAGGAACCATACAAGCAGTGCTGGGTGGTCTTGATGTCCTGTTGGCCCAGAAGGTTCACCCCAG GAGATGCAAACTGCAGGTGCTGGACTTGAGAAATACTGGCCAGGACTTCTGGAACATATGGTCTGGAGACATGGACCATGTGTCCTCAAGCTCACTGATGGCACCAGTGGCTGAGGACATGTCAAGGACAAAGCACCCATTGACTCCCTTGGTGGTATACATAGAACTTTGTCTCAAGACAAAGACCTCGATCAAATTCCTCACCTACCTCCTCAGGTGGGTGGAGCAACGGAAAGGCTCCATACACCTGTGCTGtaagaagataaaaattatttcaaggtccaaggaaaatattaagaaaattctCAGTATGGTGAAGCTGAACTGTGTACGGGAGGTAGAATTGAGTCTCACCCAGAAGCTGTCCACCCTGGCCAAGTTTGCTTCTCTCCTGGGCAAGATGAGAAATGTTCAGAGACTCCTTCTCTCCCCGATTCATGGGTCTGTTGCTGAGGAACAGGACCATCAGGCTCTTGTGCAATTTACCTCTCAGATCCTCAGGCTGCAGTACCTCCAGGATCTCCGTATGGAAGGTCCAGCTTTCCTCAAAGGCCGCCTGAACCAGATGCTCAG atgTCTGAAGACCTCCTTGTACAACATCTCAATAACCAACTGCCTGCTTACAGAATCAGACTTGACTCATCTGTCCCAGTGTAGGAACATCTGTCAGCTAAAGGGCCTGAATCTGAATGGTGTTACCTTGACCAACTTTCGTCCTGAGCTCCTCCAAGCTCTGCTGGAGAAAGTTGCAGGCACTCTTGAAGAGCTGGACTTAAACCTGTGTGGGATCATGGACTCCCACCTTATGGCCATCCTTCCTGTCCTGAGCAGCTGCTCCCAACTCAGGGTCCTCAGCATATGTGGGAACCTCATCTCCATGGCTGTCCTGGAGAGTCTCCTGCGTCATACTGATGGGTTGTCTGATTTAAGTCTAGAGCTTTATCCTGCCCCTCGGGAGAGTTACAGTTCTCTGGGTATTCTTCACCAGGAGAGACTTGCCCAGCTAAAAGCTGAGCTTTGGGAGATCCTTACAGACTTAGGACGTCCCAGGAAGATTTGGGTTAGCCCCAGCCCCTGTCCTTACTGTGGTGATGACATGTGTGATCACTTGAGTCCCAATGCATAA